The segment TTTCAAAACAATAACGACAATCATCAAATGCTGGTTTTTAAGTTTCTCGATCTCCTTAACGGAACCCATAAAAGTATCAATGTGGAAATCGGATGGTCACAATTGAGGTATGAAACAGTTgcaaaaatatcaaaagttcGAAGGCAAACCTTTCGACGCTACTGTATATAAACAACATAACTCATTCCTATATTTGTCGATGTGGGACGTTATAAGCAGCTTTACACGTTCAATACGTTACCGTTTCCTAGCTCAATGCGCTTACTTATACTGTATAAGAATGTTCTACACGGCATAGTAATTTTATGTGGAGGAGATGAGATCCCGAAGTCCGTCAGCTATTGTTTAAATAGAAACCATTAAAAACAATCGCTCAGTTAATCACTCCATGTAGTTAGAGTAACCAGACTTTAGTGAACTTGACCAATTATAAGAATACAAAAGAAACAATTACATGTCCTATCACAACTTCTAAAAACCAGGAAACATATGGTACTACTACAAGTAGTGCTTGCTTTTTTTACATTAAGTTCAGTAGAcgaatgattgttttttttaaaaacacataCTGTGTCGGCAAGTAGAAAGAAAGAGTCAAGACACggaaaataataaatgtttgGATCACAGCTAGTCAAACGGAAGAATTTGGAAGTGTAGTCACCGCTGGAAAAATGATTGTAAAAATCACAATTCATGTGGGTTGTAGTGATAAATAAAGTCAGAATTTTGAATTCCTTAACGTGATTTTGACCCAGTGGCCATTGATATGCGTGTATTAACTTACAAATGAAAAAAGTGaagataatcttttttttttaagcagAACCCCTTTTATATGGAAAAGGTTCCACTTACCTAGAGTTGTTATCAAAGTTTTCTTATGTTGTTTGAACTGGACTCAGTCAATACTACTAAGACCATCCATCCCTAACAATGACCGACCTTTTTCAAACAAGAGAAAGTTCTccttgttgacaaaaaaagaagaagagaaagttcTCCTCTCATTACGCGTTTGCTCTGCTAACATACTGACTTGTCCATAACTCATATAGCAGCTTGAACTATTTGATTATGTTGTCATCAAAGTCTTAGTTACCCTTTTGATTTCTTATGGCGTCTTCTTCTCGGAGCTGGAGATACAACGTCTTCCCGAGCTTCCACGGACCAGATGTTCGTGTAACATTTATGAGTCATTTAAAAAAGCAGTTTCAACACAACGGGATCATAGCGTTCAACGATGAAGGGATTGAGAGAAGCAAACTGATCGGTACTGAACTCATACGGGCGATAAGAGAGTCAAGAATCTCAATCGTGGTGCTCTCGAAGAACTATGGTTCTTCAAGTTCGTGTTTGAATGAGCTGGTGGAGATTTTCAAGTGTCAAGAATCTGCGGGACAAATAGTGATGACGGTTTTCTACAAAGTGGATCCATGTGATGTGAGGAAACAGATGGCAGAGTTTGGTAAGACTTTCAAGGAAACTTGCGAAGGGAAAACAGAGACCCAGGTTTTCTATTCATGTTTTGATGGTCTTCTCTCTGCTATTTGGTATTTTGACTCGGTTTCAGCTTCTTACCTAAAGAAAATACGGAAAACtcgttttggcgggaaaacaatattttacatttttgcaGAAAAATTCTGTTTTGTAGTTTTGGCGGGAATACTTTTTTGCGGTTTGgtcaaaaaacttaattttatggtttggcaaaaaaacttaattttgtggtttggcagaaaaaacttaattttaagGTTTGGCGgaaaactaattttttgctGTTTTGACGTGAAAACTCTCTCTGTTTTACATAATCgaatgaattttaattttaatatttatatattgtataaaagTGATATGAAGCAAAACTAATGAGCTAGAAACTTAACCCTACAAAGCTTATGTGTTGATTATGTTCAGCTCTATTTTAACCATGTCTCAAAAGTCAAGGTTATGGTTACAAATTTTGATGCAGGATTAGGGTTAACCTTGTTAGGTTGAGGCCCGTTTTAACATGTGTAATTTCTATTCATGTTCTGATGGTCTTATGTTTACTGTTTGGTGTCTGATTTTGGTTTCAGCCCCTCACAAATCTCAAGAAGATGGATTTGGCAATGTCCTGTCATTTAAAAGCTAGGTTGCACGGGTACTCCAAGTTGGTGCCGTCTCACGTATCGGGTTCGTCGGGGGGACGGGGACGTCTCGGGTACGCCTAGGAAACGTCCCCAATATGTGTGAGGTGAACCCGGGACGTCAAGACTCATCGGGTACGGGCTTGGTCAGAGAAGGAGACGTTCCGGAAACGTTTCCGCAGAAAATAGACGTATCC is part of the Brassica rapa cultivar Chiifu-401-42 chromosome A09, CAAS_Brap_v3.01, whole genome shotgun sequence genome and harbors:
- the LOC117125699 gene encoding disease resistance protein ADR2-like, giving the protein MASSSRSWRYNVFPSFHGPDVRVTFMSHLKKQFQHNGIIAFNDEGIERSKLIGTELIRAIRESRISIVVLSKNYGSSSSCLNELVEIFKCQESAGQIVMTVFYKVDPCDVRKQMAEFGKTFKETCEGKTETQPLTNLKKMDLAMSCHLKARLHGYSKLVPSHVSGSSGGRGRLGYA